In Mustela lutreola isolate mMusLut2 chromosome 4, mMusLut2.pri, whole genome shotgun sequence, the genomic stretch CTTTCCTTACATTTTTCACATCCTAAGTCTATTTTTCAAGGTCTAGTTTAAATGCCACCTGCTCTAAAAGCCTCTGGATTTTCCTAGTCCAGAAAAACTGCATCCTTTTCCAAACCACCTTTGAATTTGCATgtcattttacatattttctggCAACTGATCATATCTACAtgctttttttttgaaagctaaaGTCATGTTATCTATCTTTGTTTCTCCCTTAGTATCTTTAACTAGAACAGTATTAATATAGGGCTCAAATgagacacttaataaatatttggggagttgaataaatgagaaaataaactctAGGCATTTGTGATTATTAAAATACAAGTGAGTGTATCAATAGCTAAATACAAGTAAACATTATGGCATGAAAGTCAAATCAATCTTAGATAATTTTTATGATAATGGTAACTTTGAAAACTAAGAATGTTTTATAAAGTTGTCTATTGTCTATTGAAAGAGTAAAGTATCTTACATATTTTGTGGggtctttttcttctccaagtACCTAAATGAACCAAACTATGAGACTCTGATTGCCATTCAGATTGGAATAATGGAGCAAACCATTGCTGTTTTAGAGAAGGTAGGTCTCAAAGATATTGTTCATTATAATCCCAACAGTTGTGAATTATTTGAACAAAGTAATAGTATTCCAAGTCATGTATTCAGAGAGAACCTAATAAAACCGTGGTCCACTATTGACATTCAGGATCTAATTAGAGGTCCTAAAATAGTATCTTTGCAACCATAACAAGTATGGTAGACTGAAGTACTTCTTTTACTATTAGAATTAATCCCTTGGGAGATATCTGAGTATACATGAATTTCTAATTTTACATTAAGTTGTGATTTATGTAACAGAAGTGTTGATGGTCTTTCTTTGGCTTTGTAAAACCTTTGTTTTTTCATTACTGCTTAAGAAAtgctcagctttaaaaaaaatgctcagttTAGCTTGTATAACATATATAAGATGGAAAAAAGTAATCTcaaggctttctatttttttaatctctcatttttaagaatatacaagattttttctaaaatgtcatattAAAATACCATTCTGTCTTTAAACAATTTAACTACTATGTTCAGGCATTATGTTAGGCAATAGGGATATGGGGATAAGATGGTATCTTGATGATaatgaatttaagttaaaaaaataatctttgtaaaaatactttttttcaaaattatttttgtggggTGTCATGGGAACAAAATCTCAGACCCACAAAAAGAATGTGGAAAATTgcaaaaaactactaaaaaaacTGGGAAGATACAGCAATCAAAAAGATGTAGCAAATTATACTCTAAGCTGCAATTTACGAGAAGAATTGGTGGCTGTCTCAGAGAGAAAAGACATCTGTAATGCAATAggtaagaatattttttctttactcaaCTGTCGGTCTCTTTGGTgactaatataaaataataaaaaaaattattcaaaaaaatagtAATCACTATTCCTGAAATCTGGTTAGTAGTTATAAAGTTACCagcattttttccaaatatttaattgATTCTGAATTCTATTTCTATAATTTGAAAGTATAGATGATAATCCAActaattctttccttcttcatttttggGGTAGGGTCTAAACTGACTTGTGAAAAGATTGCCAAAGAACGATATGAAAACATGATGCAACACCAAAAGCTAACAAAAATTGCAAAACAACAAGCTGAACAGATTTCAATACTGCAGGCTGAAGTTGAACGATTAAGGATGAAAACATTCCCTGCTCTTgttcaaatataaaaatgctgGTGGGAAACACAAGGcaatcaatcatttaaaaaataatttcattttattaaaatgatttctttttcccccatatCAGGAAATTTAAGTAGAGCTGCTTCTTAGTTGCatatttttaatagcaaattatttcattttaacctTAATCGTTATAAAAATGTGTCTTGCATGAACGTGTAAAATATCATGAATTGTTTTCATTCAGGAATTAACTGAAAATATTCAAGATGTATGTATGTCTCTCTTACTCATATAGTCTTAGTTTTTGTCATAAAGACAAAAAATTCTCCGCTACTCCtggcatttctaattttataaaattaccaGAAAACTTAAGAGTTAATGGatgacttttatatttttttctatatttctcaAGTTTTCTTCAGCAGAAaaatacaatcagaaaaaaatttctcagAACATTTAGGACATTTCTCAGAAAACTTTTTCCCAATTCTAGCAATGAGAACAAAGTGAACCATTTCCTTTTACTAAGCCTTAAATCATTTGAAAAGTACAACATATTTTTTCTGCATAAACATAACATAGTCTTCTACATTGCATATTCTTTGTAATACATGATGATAATTAAACAATGAAAAGATTAAATGCTCAGAAAACTGCTTCCCCCTTCCATAGCCTGTGAACTGCTACATTCCAAGATGATACCATCAGGTTCATTGACCAGTCCTTACAATCTTTTCACATGTCATGGTCTCATTCTTCTGaaatttgtgaaataaatgttaAGTGTAATCTGCAACAGCATATTCAGTGTGCGTAGATGTAGGTAAAGCAAGAGAGCTATTATCATAAAAAAGcttctatttagaaaaaaaaatctttaagagatttaaaatattctagaGACTGCTCAGGTAGTACCATGATTGATCCCCCATATACTGATAAGTGCTGGATGGGAATGTAAGAGAAGTGATAGGCCCAACATCACTTTTGATGGCCCTCCTTAGTACCAGAATGACTCCTCAAGTAGTCAATTTGGCTGACAAGTGCCCACTGGTAACATTCTCTACATCTTGGATCCTTCAAAATTATCTTTGAGAAGGTGATTGTTGGGGGTGGGAGCCTGGACCCAAGGGTGAAGTGTGTGAAGAGTACAAATGCTTTGTACTTAGGATGAGATCATCAAAGTTCTCTGTCCTGCTGGTTTGAGTCAATCAAGATTCTGCTAggtgtttttttcctctccattttttcTGGTGATATAAATTCCAGATGACCAGGATTGGTTGCCTTATTAGGCTCCATTTGCTAATAGTCAATGCCACAAATTTCTCCGTGGGTCCTAGATCTTAACAgcctatgtaatttttttaaacttttttataaacatataatgtattattggccccaggggtacaggtctgtgaatcgccaggtttacacatttcacagcattcaccatagcacataccctccccaatgtccataaccccaccaccctattAACAGCCTatgtaatttctatttcttagtGGCTACCCTGGGAGACTCTGACAATTCAAGCTTTTTGCTTTGAGACATGGATAGAGTGGAGGTTAGCAGAAATCTCTTGGTCTGCAAGCTATATTCTACTAGCAGCACTTTTCAACAGAAGATATCTTCTGGTTTCAGGGGTTGGTtttggaagggcacctgggtcatTCACACCAACTCACTCTTGATACTGTCCATGGTACTGATTCCTCTCAACTTCTGCTGAACTAACAgcaattgtatttttatagttctttaaattatattaaatagtaAGATAATTAACTGGGTCAAATATAGCATGGTTCTTAATAGAGCTCTCTTGCTGGGTTGCTtggtttcaaatcctggctctgccacttgagCTTTAAATAACTATTTAGTTATTAAATAACTATCttaaattttctcatctttaaaattggGATGACAATAATTTTAATACTCAAATGAGTTAACATAATTTGTAAACTGGCACAAAGCAGTTGCTAAGTGGTAGTCTTCATTTTtgtgaataaaaatatagtatccagttatttttaaaacaaatgcatCCCATTAAATAGAGGTGAAATTCaacagaaattatataaaaaagggTCCTGCCTCATGGGCATCTTGAGCATTAAACTTTCCCGAAAGCCTGATCCATGTTCCATGAACCATCTCCTGTTGCAGGAGTGTCCACTGTGCTGCTAGAGCCCTTAGCACCCAGTCAGTGCTTTGGAAATGTCCATTACTATGCCCCCAACTGCTCTCCCCAACTCTCCCAGAACTCGAGTCCCACTGATGCTATAGTTCCTCCAAGTGGACATGTGAGGGTGACTCCAGGGATGTGCTAATCAACAATAAGTAGCTGCAACCAAATACCAGCACCATCACTAGGGAAACCACTTCCCATGCCACATTTACACCTTCTAGCTGTGCAGCAAGCAGCAATGGAGGCTGATAGGCTCCCAACAGCACAGCTTCCTAGGGATACCCATCTAGAAATCTCAGGGTCAGAGGCCCATGTTAGGCCTGGGTCAGTCCTCTTGGGTTCATGGCATCTAATGACAATACCAGTGTCTAGAAGGTAGGAATTTGTGTATGGTAAGAGGGGAATGTTTGGCAAGGGGGAAAAGTAGTACCAGTATGGACACTAACAATTAGAATGGATGCAAAAGCAGCCATCTTAATGTCCTGCTAGGTCAAATATTGATTTGTTAGATCATGGGATGGGACTGGGCCAAAAACAGGGTATGGTTGGAGGAGGGGCCTCAGGGTAGTGGCTCTTTATCTACTAGTAGAAAAGTactttctttcaggattttttttaactaagtaaaGCTGTTTTAGCCTTTAACCTAAAAGCAGAAATCTAGAAGGCCCTCAGGATAGAACCAGGAAGCCACTGATCCACCAAGTTCTCTCCATCTAACATCTTGGCCTTTCTTAATAAGGGCACATACTATCCTTCTAGCACACCAGCTTTTGTGCTTCCAAATTTGCCTACAATAGCTTTAGCCACAAAAAGAGATGGGGTTTCTTTTCCTGAGCACAATTCCAATTCTCAGACTGAGCCAGCTTGGGTCATATTTCTGTGCACAACCACAAGGAGAGGTAAACTTTGTACAATATAGCAGCCCGAAACACAGCCTTATGAAAGTGGCTTTCTAGCTGAGGAGTCACTATGAACTAAATGGATGATAAATGTGAAGGACCTTGTATGCCTTGAAAGGGGGCGATGAGGATATGTTGTTTTTAAGAGGCAGATGGTCATTTCACTAAATGAGATGAAGaataaacaaatttgaaaagacaGGGAAGAATAAAATGACGTATGGACAAGTTTAATTACCTGCTACACCATCCAGATGGAAGTATGTGGTAAATGGATAGAAACACGGTCCATAAACTTAGGAGACAGGCATTTTTAGACCACTTTAGGTTTAGACATTCACCTGACTGaactattttttaacatttaaaataaaaccttaaaaaaaatagaacttttttaccacaataaacaatatattaaaattgaCTTACAGAAATgaccaaactattttttaaacatgatttaattttttttcacatttctttaaatatgaagTTTTCTTTGGCAAATTTATCCAGActactaaattttcattttagatcttattttatatttacataatggTTTCTaccttccttttaaaatgtattaagtatCTTTTAACTTATCATTCTCAAAAATATTCTGGGGAAATAATTATGAATTAAACATCCATAAATTCTTCTTCACTTCTGTTATAGTGTAGCAACTTATCGTCTAACCCATAGTGGTCTATCAACTGAGTAAGGCTGAGTTTCCTGTTCTCCGCAGACATGGCTGACTGCAACTCATAAAGCAACAGCTGGCTACAGCTTCTCCACTTCTGTATTAACAACTGTAACTGAGACAGGTcattctaaaagagaaaaaaaaataagtcaatacCTAGCTAAGCATCTATTTTAACttaatagaagttttaaaattagtaAATGCGTAGGTTTAAAGAGTAACATACTTGGTCAGGATTGAGACTTCTACCCAGGAAAAAGTAAGACGGTTTTAAGTAGAATGACTGCAATGACACCCAAATTGAGTTCTATGGCTATTTTGTTTAGTCCAACCTCTGGACCATCTTTACCCTCAGGGACAAATCAAATCATGAAATAGGGCAAAACTATGTAGAGAAGAAACAATATAGATTAAAACATTATATTACATGTACTTTTTATATGTAttgtacatatgtattatatgtagtATTATagctatactttttaaaaatgaaaatattcaattaatataaattaaaatattcaacttTGTATTTCCAACATCACTCTCTATCTCATAAATCCCGGGTAGTTACAtttagaaaaattctaaaaattcaaGACAGCATATCAGATCTAATATTCCACCATTTATACCACGCTGCTGGGGAAGGAGCCACTACATATACATGAGAAACCCAGGTCAGTAAAGGTTATCTTCTCCCAAATGCCCAGATGAAATCTAAAAACCTACTTTGTATTTGTTGTTTTACCAAATCAAGTACCTGGAACATTTGAATAAGCTGGAAGAACACAGActattactaaaaatattttttattggggtgcctgggtggcccagtgggttaaaagcctctgccatcattcagctcaggtcatgatcccaggtttctgggatcgagccctgcatccagctctctgctcagcagggagcctgcttccccccctctctgcctgcctctctgcctacttgtgatctctgtcaaataaataaaatcttttaaaaaatatattttttattgtactttgtggtctatttttagcttttttaatCATTCACTGGCAGCTGTCACTTTTGTTCTCACTGTACTGGATTCTATCATTTGATACTAATATTGCTACAGGCTGGAAACCAGAGAGAAAAACTTCAACTGCATATTAAATGAGAGCTGGGACTTTCTAAAGTTGTATCTGGTGTGTAGGAGCCTTTTCTACTCGAAATCTATGACTTACATTTGAGTTACAGTTGTTGGGAGCCAGGTTTCTCAATGTATGGCTTATTGCTTATTatgcttaaatattttctctttgaaattacTTTCCTATCgcttatttaaatattaagaagtGGTTCTGAAATTATTCTCACCTTTGATCTATACATTTTGACCAGTTTTAGCCTCCGAAGAAGGTCTTCTTTCTCTTCAATCTGCTTCatcaattttgttctttcttcactTAGTCCCTGTTTGGGAAGTTCCTCATTCACAAAGTCACTCTGGAGATCACTGCATGACTCAGTATCAAGAGACTTAGATTCACAGGCACTGATATTCTTGaaggtatttttcaaatatgta encodes the following:
- the SFR1 gene encoding swi5-dependent recombination DNA repair protein 1 homolog isoform X1, translated to MAEGGGVSAKVGEDFISKMESPSDSAVALPSTPRACASPPSPRTSSLRKQPMSATLRERLRKTRSSFNSHYNVVKRLKVENEENDQTFPEKPASSTEENCLELQEDFKHKDGEFKESTYLKNTFKNISACESKSLDTESCSDLQSDFVNEELPKQGLSEERTKLMKQIEEKEDLLRRLKLVKMYRSKNDLSQLQLLIQKWRSCSQLLLYELQSAMSAENRKLSLTQLIDHYGLDDKLLHYNRSEEEFMDV
- the SFR1 gene encoding swi5-dependent recombination DNA repair protein 1 homolog isoform X2, translating into MESPSDSAVALPSTPRACASPPSPRTSSLRKQPMSATLRERLRKTRSSFNSHYNVVKRLKVENEENDQTFPEKPASSTEENCLELQEDFKHKDGEFKESTYLKNTFKNISACESKSLDTESCSDLQSDFVNEELPKQGLSEERTKLMKQIEEKEDLLRRLKLVKMYRSKNDLSQLQLLIQKWRSCSQLLLYELQSAMSAENRKLSLTQLIDHYGLDDKLLHYNRSEEEFMDV